Proteins encoded together in one Halalkaliarchaeum sp. AArc-CO window:
- a CDS encoding transcription initiation factor IIB, giving the protein MSETDTTIKQYAGADERQRSDRAGREQEQSDERRRVQTCPECGGRLETDTEHGETVCTDCGLVVETDEIDRGPEWRAFDSAERDSKSRVGAPTTKMMHDKGLSTNIGWQDKDAYGRALSSRQRRQMQRLRTWNERFRTRDSKERNLKQALGEIDRMASALGLPENVRETASVIYRRALDEDLLPGRSIEGVATAALYAAARQAGTPRSLDEFTVVSRVDKMELTRTYRYVVRELKLEVQPADPESYVPRFVSQLGLSDETERRARELLRNAKNLGLTSGKSPVGLAAAAVYAAALLTNEKVTQSQVGDVADISEVTIRNRYKELLEADPDGLYD; this is encoded by the coding sequence ATGAGCGAAACAGACACCACCATCAAGCAGTACGCCGGTGCCGACGAGCGGCAGCGATCGGACCGCGCCGGTCGAGAACAGGAACAGAGCGACGAACGGCGGCGGGTACAGACCTGTCCGGAGTGTGGCGGACGACTCGAGACGGATACCGAACACGGTGAGACCGTCTGTACGGACTGTGGGCTGGTCGTCGAGACCGACGAGATCGACCGCGGTCCCGAGTGGCGCGCCTTCGACAGCGCCGAGCGCGACAGCAAGTCGCGCGTCGGGGCGCCGACGACGAAGATGATGCACGACAAGGGGCTGTCGACGAACATCGGCTGGCAGGACAAGGACGCCTACGGTCGAGCGCTCTCGAGCCGACAGCGCCGTCAGATGCAGCGGCTCCGCACCTGGAACGAGCGGTTCCGTACTCGCGACTCGAAGGAGCGCAACCTCAAGCAGGCGCTGGGCGAGATCGACCGGATGGCCTCGGCGCTGGGGCTGCCCGAGAACGTCCGCGAGACCGCCTCGGTCATCTACCGCCGTGCGCTCGATGAAGACCTCCTGCCCGGCCGCTCGATCGAAGGCGTCGCCACCGCCGCGCTGTACGCGGCCGCCCGCCAGGCCGGCACCCCACGCAGCCTCGACGAGTTCACCGTCGTCTCGCGGGTCGACAAGATGGAGCTCACCCGGACGTACCGGTACGTCGTCCGGGAGCTGAAGCTCGAGGTCCAGCCTGCCGACCCCGAGAGCTACGTCCCCCGGTTCGTCTCGCAGCTCGGCCTGAGCGACGAAACGGAGCGCCGGGCGCGCGAGCTGCTCCGGAACGCGAAAAATCTGGGGCTCACCAGCGGGAAGTCGCCCGTGGGGCTCGCCGCAGCCGCAGTGTACGCGGCGGCGCTTCTCACCAACGAGAAGGTAACCCAGAGCCAGGTCGGCGACGTCGCTGACATCTCGGAAGTGACGATCCGCAACCGGTACAAGGAGCTTCTGGAGGCGGACCCCGACGGCCTGTACGACTGA
- a CDS encoding translation initiation factor IF-2 subunit beta, which yields MEYDEQLDRALDRTPEIENASERFEVPTPDVREEGHVTVFENFQEVVDVLGREESHVLKALQSELGTSAHIDESGRARLTGEFRQRRVEEAIESYTESYVLCPECGLPDTRIEREQGAQLLRCDACGALSPTGE from the coding sequence ATGGAGTACGACGAACAACTGGACCGTGCACTCGATCGGACGCCGGAGATCGAGAACGCAAGCGAGCGCTTCGAGGTACCGACGCCGGACGTTCGAGAGGAGGGCCACGTCACGGTGTTCGAGAACTTCCAGGAAGTCGTCGACGTGCTCGGACGGGAGGAGTCGCACGTCCTCAAAGCGTTGCAGTCCGAACTGGGCACCAGCGCCCACATCGACGAGAGCGGTCGCGCCCGGCTGACCGGGGAGTTCCGGCAGCGCCGGGTCGAAGAGGCCATCGAATCGTACACCGAATCGTACGTGCTGTGTCCCGAGTGCGGACTCCCGGACACCCGAATCGAACGCGAGCAGGGGGCTCAGCTGCTCCGGTGTGACGCCTGCGGCGCGCTCTCCCCGACCGGAGAGTGA